One Thioclava electrotropha DNA segment encodes these proteins:
- the clpA gene encoding ATP-dependent Clp protease ATP-binding subunit ClpA: MPSFSNTLEQAIHGALALANARKHELATLEHLLLALIDEPDAARVMKACAVDTDELRQTLVEFIDDELSTLVTEIEGSEAVPTAAFQRVIQRAAIHVQSSGRSEVTGANVLVAIFAERESNAAYFLQEQDMTRYDAVNFIAHGVAKDPEFGETRPVSGAEEEAKAEGATQAEAKDSALEKYCVNLNAKSEKGDVDPLIGREHEVERCIQVLCRRRKNNPLLVGDPGVGKTAIAEGLALKITRGETPEILANSTIYSLDMGALLAGTRYRGDFEERLKAVVKELEEHPDAILFIDEIHTVIGAGATSGGAMDASNLLKPALQGGKLRTMGSTTYKEFRQHFEKDRALSRRFQKIDVNEPSVPDSIKILMGLKPYFEKHHDIRYTNDAIKTAVELSARYVHDRKLPDKAIDVIDEAGAAQHLVAESKRRKTIGPKEIEAVVAKIARIPPKSVSKDDAEVLKDLEKSLKRVVFGQDKAIETLSSAIKLARAGLREPEKPIGNYLFAGPTGVGKTEVAKQLADTLGVELMRFDMSEYMEKHAVSRLIGAPPGYVGFDQGGMLTDSVDQHPHCVLLLDEIEKAHPDVYNILLQVMDHGKLTDHNGRTVDFRNVILIMTSNAGAAEQAKTAIGFGRDRREGEDTAAIERTFTPEFRNRLDAVVSFAPLPREVILQVVDKFVLQLEAQLIDRNVHIELTPAAANWLAEKGYDDKMGARPLGRVIQEHIKKPLAEELLFGKLTKGGVAKVSIKDDKIVIKVEEPGKKRISGSKPRLLTAE; the protein is encoded by the coding sequence ATGCCGTCGTTTTCCAATACGCTCGAACAGGCAATCCACGGGGCGCTGGCGCTCGCCAATGCCCGAAAGCATGAACTCGCGACGCTAGAACACCTGCTCCTCGCCTTGATCGACGAGCCGGACGCCGCGCGGGTGATGAAGGCCTGCGCCGTCGACACCGACGAATTGCGCCAGACCTTGGTGGAGTTCATCGACGATGAGCTGTCCACCCTCGTGACCGAAATCGAAGGTTCGGAAGCCGTGCCGACCGCCGCCTTCCAGCGCGTGATCCAGCGCGCGGCCATCCATGTCCAAAGCTCGGGCCGCTCGGAAGTGACCGGGGCCAATGTGCTCGTCGCGATCTTCGCGGAACGCGAAAGCAACGCCGCCTACTTCCTGCAAGAGCAGGACATGACCCGCTACGACGCGGTGAACTTTATCGCGCATGGCGTGGCGAAGGACCCCGAGTTCGGCGAAACCCGCCCGGTGTCGGGCGCCGAGGAAGAGGCCAAGGCGGAAGGGGCAACCCAGGCCGAAGCCAAGGATTCCGCGCTCGAGAAATACTGCGTGAACCTCAACGCGAAATCCGAGAAGGGCGATGTCGACCCGCTGATCGGGCGCGAACACGAGGTGGAGCGCTGCATTCAGGTGCTGTGCCGCCGCCGCAAGAACAACCCGCTTCTGGTGGGCGATCCCGGCGTGGGCAAGACCGCGATTGCGGAAGGCCTCGCGCTGAAGATCACGCGCGGCGAAACCCCGGAGATCCTCGCCAATTCGACGATCTACTCGCTCGATATGGGCGCTTTGCTCGCGGGCACCCGCTATCGCGGCGACTTCGAAGAGCGTCTGAAGGCTGTCGTGAAGGAGCTTGAAGAGCATCCCGACGCGATCCTCTTCATCGACGAGATTCACACCGTGATCGGGGCTGGCGCGACCTCGGGTGGCGCGATGGATGCGTCCAACCTCCTGAAGCCCGCGCTTCAGGGCGGCAAGCTGCGCACCATGGGCTCCACCACCTACAAGGAGTTCCGCCAGCACTTCGAGAAGGACCGCGCGCTGAGCCGCCGGTTTCAGAAGATCGACGTGAACGAGCCGTCGGTGCCGGATTCCATCAAGATCCTGATGGGTCTGAAGCCCTATTTCGAGAAGCACCACGACATTCGCTACACCAACGACGCCATCAAGACGGCGGTGGAGCTGTCGGCGCGTTATGTCCATGACCGCAAGCTGCCCGACAAGGCGATCGACGTGATCGACGAGGCGGGCGCGGCCCAGCATCTCGTGGCCGAAAGCAAGCGGCGCAAGACCATCGGCCCGAAAGAGATCGAGGCGGTCGTCGCCAAGATCGCGCGGATCCCGCCGAAATCGGTCTCGAAGGACGATGCCGAGGTGCTCAAGGATCTCGAGAAGTCCCTCAAGCGCGTCGTGTTCGGTCAGGACAAGGCGATCGAGACGCTCTCCTCCGCGATCAAGCTGGCCCGTGCGGGTCTGCGCGAGCCGGAGAAGCCGATCGGCAACTACCTCTTCGCGGGTCCGACCGGCGTCGGCAAGACCGAGGTCGCCAAGCAGCTCGCCGATACGCTCGGCGTGGAACTGATGCGCTTCGACATGTCGGAATACATGGAGAAGCACGCGGTCTCGCGTCTGATCGGCGCGCCTCCGGGCTATGTCGGCTTCGATCAGGGCGGCATGCTGACCGACAGCGTCGACCAGCACCCGCATTGCGTGCTGCTGCTCGACGAGATCGAAAAGGCGCACCCGGATGTCTACAACATCCTGCTGCAGGTGATGGATCACGGGAAGCTCACCGACCATAACGGCCGGACCGTCGACTTCCGCAATGTGATCCTGATCATGACCTCGAATGCGGGCGCCGCAGAACAGGCGAAGACCGCAATCGGCTTCGGGCGCGATCGGCGCGAGGGCGAAGATACGGCCGCGATCGAGCGGACCTTCACGCCCGAGTTCCGCAACCGTCTGGACGCGGTGGTCAGCTTCGCGCCGCTGCCGCGCGAGGTGATCCTGCAGGTGGTCGACAAGTTCGTGCTGCAACTCGAAGCGCAGCTCATCGACCGCAACGTCCATATCGAGCTCACCCCGGCTGCCGCGAACTGGCTCGCCGAGAAGGGCTACGACGACAAGATGGGCGCGCGTCCGCTGGGCCGGGTCATTCAGGAGCATATCAAGAAGCCGCTCGCCGAAGAGCTGCTCTTCGGGAAGCTCACCAAGGGCGGCGTCGCCAAGGTCTCGATCAAGGACGACAAGATCGTCATCAAGGTCGAGGAACCGGGCAAGAAGCGGATCTCCGGCTCCAAGCCGCGCCTGCTGACCGCCGAATGA
- a CDS encoding HPP family protein, protein MPKNVRRQLRRFGPSMGRRPAVDILRGAVGAGVAILVVTFIVATLPHSRQAGIYLVSSFASMAVLLFVLPNSPLAQPWSAMMGMMISAVVPVAVLMVTPPPYADGLAVGGSIAAMMAARALHPPAAGIALLVVLEHEAGRRLGFDFAIFPIAVMTVLMIGFAMLWNRLFGISYPTRPLAYHPAHVGRARGPARSLSQRDLSNLLVEFNQSANMDPADLARLMAVAEHRAAESLLADTHVRDLMTQNPVTVSPEAPLSEIVRKMTALNVHTLPVVDNSGYYLGVVDQHDALEELFKEFDILRRPLRFRAAPPEAEVRAIFHTDIETVEGDTPVGELLERLARREARVVPVTESGRLVGILTRTDIMALLLEHSPAAHTEAELDEEVDDDDDDENTSAEEPSTKSPPAARAEDTPARGGNTDPEEAELAAELHQSTARRPPVYEDTQYDTAESRGESPK, encoded by the coding sequence TTGCCCAAGAATGTCCGCCGCCAGTTGCGCCGCTTCGGTCCCTCCATGGGGCGCAGGCCCGCGGTCGACATTCTGCGGGGCGCGGTTGGCGCAGGTGTGGCGATCCTCGTCGTGACCTTCATCGTGGCCACCCTGCCCCATTCGCGTCAGGCGGGGATCTACCTCGTCTCCAGCTTCGCCTCGATGGCGGTGCTCTTGTTCGTTTTGCCGAATTCGCCTCTGGCGCAGCCGTGGTCCGCGATGATGGGGATGATGATCTCTGCCGTGGTGCCGGTCGCGGTGCTGATGGTGACCCCGCCGCCCTATGCGGACGGGCTGGCGGTCGGCGGGTCGATCGCGGCGATGATGGCGGCGCGCGCACTGCATCCGCCCGCAGCCGGGATCGCGCTGCTGGTGGTTTTGGAACACGAGGCGGGACGACGGCTCGGCTTCGATTTCGCGATCTTCCCGATCGCGGTGATGACCGTGCTGATGATCGGTTTCGCGATGCTCTGGAACCGGCTGTTCGGCATTTCCTACCCGACGCGCCCGCTCGCCTATCATCCGGCCCATGTCGGACGCGCCCGCGGCCCGGCCCGCTCGCTGAGCCAGCGCGATCTGTCGAACCTGCTGGTCGAGTTCAACCAATCGGCCAATATGGACCCGGCAGATCTGGCGCGGCTGATGGCGGTGGCCGAACACCGCGCCGCCGAGTCCCTTCTCGCCGACACCCATGTCCGCGATCTGATGACGCAGAACCCCGTCACCGTCAGCCCCGAAGCGCCGCTGTCCGAGATTGTGCGCAAGATGACCGCGCTTAACGTGCACACGCTGCCGGTGGTCGATAATTCCGGCTATTACCTCGGCGTGGTCGATCAGCACGACGCGCTGGAGGAACTGTTCAAGGAATTCGACATCCTGCGCCGCCCCTTGCGCTTTCGCGCGGCCCCGCCCGAGGCAGAGGTCCGCGCGATCTTCCATACCGATATCGAGACGGTCGAGGGCGATACGCCGGTGGGCGAATTGCTCGAACGGCTGGCCCGGCGCGAGGCGCGCGTCGTGCCGGTGACCGAAAGCGGACGGCTCGTCGGGATCCTGACCCGGACCGACATCATGGCGCTGCTTTTGGAGCATTCGCCTGCCGCCCATACCGAGGCGGAGCTCGACGAAGAAGTCGACGACGACGACGACGACGAGAATACATCCGCTGAGGAGCCCTCGACCAAATCGCCGCCCGCGGCGCGCGCCGAAGACACGCCTGCGCGCGGGGGCAACACCGACCCCGAAGAGGCCGAACTGGCCGCGGAATTGCACCAGAGCACCGCGCGCCGTCCGCCGGTCTATGAGGACACGCAATACGACACCGCTGAAAGCCGCGGCGAGTCGCCCAAGTAA
- a CDS encoding M23 family metallopeptidase — translation MAGTFLTDAPKLEMPVECTLGQDCYIQNYVDRDPGSGVRDAGCGGLTYDGHKGTDFALLTEAQMQAGVQVIAAAPGRVIATRDGEPDGAYVGGETVADKECGNGIVIDLGNGWQTQYCHLREGSISVNRGDRVKAGEPLGLVGQSGQAEFPHLHLSLRHDVTVVDPFDPDMQDACATNATQTLWSAPITYRPSGWLEAGLTATVPRFETVLTGAPLPPPSDTAPALVLWGYGFGLRAGDTIGFEITGPDGISISTTTEVDASKARFFRYVGKKAPPGGWPRGRYDGQITLSRDGAVIARRTLTARID, via the coding sequence ATGGCCGGGACTTTTCTAACCGACGCGCCGAAGCTGGAGATGCCGGTCGAGTGCACACTTGGCCAAGACTGCTACATCCAGAACTACGTCGACCGCGACCCCGGCTCCGGTGTGCGCGATGCGGGTTGCGGCGGGCTAACCTATGACGGGCACAAGGGCACCGATTTCGCACTGCTGACCGAAGCGCAGATGCAGGCGGGCGTGCAGGTGATCGCCGCCGCCCCGGGCCGGGTGATCGCCACCCGAGACGGAGAGCCCGACGGGGCTTATGTCGGCGGCGAAACGGTCGCGGACAAAGAATGCGGAAACGGGATCGTCATCGATCTCGGCAATGGCTGGCAGACCCAGTATTGCCATCTGCGCGAAGGCTCCATTTCCGTGAACCGGGGCGACCGGGTAAAAGCCGGCGAACCGCTCGGCCTCGTCGGACAATCGGGCCAAGCGGAATTCCCGCATCTGCATCTTTCGCTGCGCCACGACGTCACCGTAGTTGACCCGTTCGACCCAGACATGCAGGACGCCTGCGCCACCAATGCGACGCAAACGCTCTGGTCCGCCCCGATCACCTATCGGCCGAGCGGATGGCTCGAGGCCGGGCTCACCGCCACCGTGCCACGCTTCGAGACAGTCTTGACCGGCGCTCCCCTGCCCCCGCCCAGCGACACCGCACCCGCGCTCGTCTTGTGGGGCTACGGTTTCGGCCTGCGTGCGGGGGACACGATCGGGTTCGAGATCACCGGCCCGGACGGGATCAGCATCAGCACGACCACCGAGGTCGACGCGTCCAAGGCCCGGTTCTTCCGTTATGTCGGGAAGAAAGCCCCGCCGGGCGGATGGCCGAGGGGCCGCTACGACGGCCAGATCACGCTCAGCCGTGATGGCGCGGTGATCGCTCGCCGCACCCTCACCGCCCGGATCGACTAA
- a CDS encoding LysE family translocator — MPELSQIFAFGAVALAMVLSPGPNMIYLVSRTICQGRGAGMISLGGVALGFVFYMLCAAFGITAIVLAVPYAYDALRIAGALYLLWLAWQAVRPGGRSAFETRELPMDGPRKLFVRGFVTNLLNPKIAVMYLSLLPQFIDPAAGSVLAQSLALGAVQIVISVGVNAAIVMGAGAMARFLATRPLWMRVQRWAMGTVLAALALSVLRDARR; from the coding sequence ATGCCCGAGTTGTCCCAAATCTTCGCTTTCGGTGCCGTGGCGCTGGCCATGGTGCTGAGCCCCGGTCCCAACATGATCTATCTGGTCTCGCGCACGATCTGTCAGGGGCGAGGCGCGGGGATGATCTCTCTGGGTGGGGTGGCGCTGGGTTTCGTCTTCTACATGCTTTGTGCGGCCTTCGGGATTACTGCGATCGTGCTCGCCGTCCCGTATGCCTACGACGCGCTGCGGATTGCCGGGGCGCTCTATCTGCTCTGGCTGGCATGGCAGGCGGTGCGGCCGGGCGGGCGCTCGGCCTTTGAGACGCGCGAACTGCCCATGGACGGGCCGCGCAAGCTGTTCGTGAGGGGCTTCGTCACCAACCTCCTCAATCCGAAGATCGCGGTGATGTATCTGTCGCTGCTGCCGCAATTCATCGACCCTGCGGCGGGATCGGTGCTGGCGCAGTCACTGGCGCTGGGCGCAGTGCAGATCGTCATCTCGGTGGGTGTGAATGCTGCAATCGTGATGGGCGCCGGCGCGATGGCCCGGTTCCTCGCGACGCGCCCGCTCTGGATGCGGGTGCAACGCTGGGCGATGGGGACGGTGCTCGCCGCGCTGGCGCTGAGCGTGCTGCGCGACGCGCGACGGTGA
- a CDS encoding tetratricopeptide repeat-containing sulfotransferase family protein, giving the protein MAGPIDKTLRAAKAHAKSGAFAEAEALYREVLARFPGNKRAQAGLVEIAQTRASTRPMNPPRPVIDQLFGLKKSGRDREAAEAAARVLKQFPRAPAAMEVRAAALSALDDHEGAAALYRELVGMFPDAPDAHGSYGNELMALNRDDEAVAEFERVLELRPGDPVSLNNIGNAKRRAGDDKTARKLYHAAHEAAPDFAEAQLNLGNMLAKDGELEEAEFHLKAFLHKVPDHYLTLSSLGDLLLAKGDKQSARESYERALHYRPGFPDALAGLAHIQRATADDPLFDALTASLAQPGHSAKQRAGLEFALGKLREESGETEAAFDHYTRGNALRKEAQGYTIARDVERFAQIKQAFPAPPAEFAEAAPDGPEPIFIVGLPRSGTTLTEQIISAHPQVAPGGELTELSQQFNEFDWTAPGLLAQKAPEIRAEYREKLRKLGQGAPFVTDKMPLNFRWLGAIRALFPQAKIVHTNRDPRAVIWSIFRLNFSSDGNDYAYDLDDLVAYHGLYRDLMAHWRTLFGATLYDLDYEQLTATPEPVIRDMLAYLELPFDEACLRPQDNTRIARTASRDQVTKPIYKGSSQAWEKFAPHLEAAFAKLD; this is encoded by the coding sequence ATGGCCGGACCGATAGACAAGACGCTGCGCGCGGCGAAGGCCCATGCGAAAAGCGGAGCCTTTGCCGAGGCCGAGGCGCTCTATCGCGAGGTGCTGGCGCGGTTTCCCGGCAACAAGCGCGCGCAGGCCGGGCTGGTCGAGATCGCGCAGACCCGCGCCTCCACCCGTCCGATGAACCCACCGCGCCCGGTGATCGACCAGCTCTTCGGCCTTAAGAAGTCGGGCCGTGACCGCGAGGCCGCCGAGGCCGCCGCCCGTGTCCTCAAGCAATTCCCGCGGGCTCCGGCTGCGATGGAAGTCCGTGCAGCGGCGCTCTCGGCGCTGGACGATCACGAGGGCGCGGCGGCGCTTTATCGCGAACTGGTGGGCATGTTTCCTGACGCGCCCGACGCGCATGGCAGCTACGGCAACGAGTTGATGGCGCTGAACCGCGACGACGAGGCCGTGGCCGAGTTCGAGCGCGTGTTGGAATTACGGCCCGGCGATCCGGTTTCGCTCAATAACATCGGCAATGCGAAACGCCGGGCGGGTGACGACAAGACCGCGCGCAAACTTTATCACGCCGCCCATGAGGCTGCGCCCGATTTCGCCGAGGCACAGCTGAATCTGGGGAATATGCTGGCGAAAGATGGAGAGCTGGAGGAGGCGGAATTCCACCTCAAGGCCTTCTTGCACAAAGTGCCCGATCACTATCTGACCCTGTCGTCGCTGGGCGATCTCCTTCTCGCAAAAGGCGACAAGCAATCGGCGCGCGAGAGTTACGAGCGCGCTTTGCACTACCGGCCCGGCTTCCCGGATGCACTCGCCGGGCTCGCCCATATCCAGCGCGCCACAGCGGACGATCCGCTTTTCGATGCGCTCACGGCTTCGCTCGCGCAGCCGGGCCATAGCGCGAAGCAACGCGCGGGGCTCGAATTCGCACTTGGCAAGCTGCGCGAGGAGTCGGGCGAGACCGAGGCTGCTTTCGATCATTACACGCGCGGCAATGCGCTGCGCAAAGAGGCTCAGGGCTACACCATTGCGCGCGACGTGGAGCGTTTCGCTCAGATCAAACAGGCGTTTCCCGCTCCGCCCGCCGAATTCGCCGAAGCCGCGCCTGACGGTCCCGAGCCGATCTTCATCGTCGGCCTGCCGCGCTCGGGCACGACCCTGACCGAGCAGATCATCTCGGCGCACCCGCAGGTCGCACCGGGCGGAGAGCTGACCGAGCTGAGCCAACAGTTCAACGAGTTCGACTGGACCGCCCCCGGTCTGCTGGCGCAGAAAGCACCCGAGATCCGCGCCGAGTATCGCGAGAAACTGCGTAAGCTCGGGCAGGGCGCGCCCTTCGTGACCGACAAGATGCCGCTCAATTTCCGCTGGCTGGGCGCGATCCGGGCGCTTTTCCCGCAGGCGAAGATCGTCCACACCAACCGCGACCCGCGTGCGGTGATCTGGTCGATCTTCCGGCTCAATTTCAGCTCCGACGGCAATGATTACGCCTATGATCTGGACGATCTCGTTGCCTATCATGGCCTCTATCGCGACCTGATGGCGCATTGGCGCACGCTGTTCGGCGCGACGCTTTACGATCTCGATTACGAACAGCTGACCGCGACGCCGGAGCCGGTGATCCGCGACATGCTGGCCTATCTCGAACTGCCTTTCGACGAGGCGTGTCTGCGCCCGCAGGACAATACGCGCATCGCGCGCACCGCGTCGCGCGATCAGGTTACGAAACCGATCTACAAGGGCAGCTCGCAGGCGTGGGAGAAATTCGCGCCCCATCTGGAGGCAGCTTTCGCCAAGCTCGACTGA
- a CDS encoding tetratricopeptide repeat-containing sulfotransferase family protein: MAWSVDKVLLAARSHAKRGEFAQAEALYREVLGRFPGNKRAKAGLEALGQASKTKPAAGPPRALVQQLMGLMQTGRNRELVEQANRALRIHPDTILLLEFRAAGQGALGDHAGAAETYRRLIALRPDHADTHGNLGNEMMELGQHEDAVVQFERVLALRPRDPVALNNMGNALLALGREAEARTRFEAALEVAPNDVHMLNNLGNLLLNEGDFAAARLRLEKGLSLDPHHVLLLNNLGIVLLAEGDLAGAQTRFEGALAADPSYAEAWWNLSPLHRFVPDDPLLSQLETQVATEGHSEHDRMLLEFALAKAQHDVGRSERAFALWHSANARRKAELGYDIAQDRTLFAQLRDRFAEAYPPIPETEADRAAPVPIFLLGLPRSGTTLVEQIVTQHSQVAPGDEIATLDREMSALDWSDPESLTREAGRIRAAYYETLTGLADGKPFVTDKMPLNFRWIGAIRALFPRALIVHVHRDPRATLWSIYRNFFSSAGNGYAHDLDDLVTYHGLYRDLMAHWATQPGTIVDCDYEALTEDPEARSRALIEALGLPWEDACLRPQDNVRTVATTSNTQVRKPIYKGSSQDWEKYAPYLKAAFAKLD; the protein is encoded by the coding sequence ATGGCTTGGTCCGTCGACAAGGTTCTGCTTGCTGCGCGCAGTCATGCAAAGCGTGGGGAATTTGCGCAGGCCGAGGCGCTTTACCGCGAAGTGCTCGGGCGGTTTCCCGGCAACAAGCGCGCGAAAGCGGGGCTTGAGGCACTGGGGCAGGCCAGCAAGACGAAACCCGCCGCGGGGCCGCCGCGCGCGCTGGTGCAGCAGTTGATGGGGCTGATGCAGACGGGGCGCAATCGCGAGTTGGTCGAGCAGGCGAACCGCGCGCTGCGGATCCATCCTGACACCATACTGTTGCTCGAATTCCGCGCGGCGGGGCAGGGGGCGCTTGGCGATCATGCCGGGGCGGCCGAGACCTATCGCCGCCTGATCGCCTTGCGTCCGGATCACGCCGACACGCATGGCAATCTGGGCAATGAGATGATGGAGCTGGGCCAGCACGAAGACGCAGTCGTTCAGTTCGAGCGCGTGTTGGCGCTGCGCCCACGCGATCCGGTCGCGCTCAACAATATGGGCAATGCGCTGCTCGCGCTCGGCCGCGAGGCCGAGGCGCGCACACGGTTCGAGGCCGCGCTCGAGGTCGCGCCGAATGATGTGCATATGCTCAATAATCTGGGCAACCTGCTGCTGAACGAGGGGGATTTCGCTGCGGCGCGGCTCCGGTTGGAAAAGGGGCTGTCGCTCGATCCGCACCATGTGTTGCTGTTGAACAATCTTGGCATCGTGCTTCTCGCCGAAGGCGATCTGGCGGGGGCGCAGACGCGGTTCGAGGGGGCGCTGGCCGCTGACCCGAGTTATGCCGAGGCCTGGTGGAACCTCTCGCCCCTGCATCGCTTCGTACCCGATGACCCGCTGCTTTCGCAACTCGAGACGCAGGTCGCGACGGAAGGCCATTCGGAGCATGACCGGATGCTGCTCGAATTCGCGCTGGCAAAGGCGCAGCATGATGTGGGCAGGTCCGAGCGGGCCTTCGCGCTCTGGCACTCGGCCAATGCCCGGCGCAAGGCCGAGCTGGGCTATGACATCGCGCAGGATCGCACGCTGTTTGCGCAGCTGCGCGACCGGTTTGCCGAAGCTTATCCGCCGATCCCCGAGACCGAGGCCGACCGGGCTGCCCCGGTGCCGATCTTCCTGCTGGGCCTGCCGCGTTCGGGCACGACGCTGGTCGAGCAGATCGTCACCCAGCACAGTCAGGTCGCGCCCGGCGACGAGATCGCCACGCTCGACCGCGAGATGAGCGCGCTCGACTGGAGCGACCCGGAGTCCCTGACCCGGGAGGCGGGGCGGATCCGTGCCGCCTATTACGAGACGCTGACCGGGCTGGCCGATGGCAAGCCCTTCGTGACCGACAAGATGCCGCTCAACTTCCGCTGGATCGGCGCGATCCGGGCGCTGTTTCCGCGCGCGCTCATCGTGCATGTCCATCGTGATCCGCGCGCGACGCTCTGGTCGATCTATCGCAACTTCTTTTCCAGCGCGGGGAATGGCTACGCGCATGATCTGGACGATCTCGTGACCTATCACGGGCTCTATCGCGATCTGATGGCGCATTGGGCGACGCAGCCCGGCACGATCGTCGATTGCGACTACGAGGCGCTGACGGAAGACCCCGAGGCGCGCAGCCGTGCGCTGATCGAGGCGCTCGGGCTGCCTTGGGAGGACGCCTGCCTGCGCCCTCAGGACAACGTCCGCACGGTTGCGACCACGTCGAACACGCAGGTGCGCAAGCCGATCTACAAGGGCAGCTCGCAGGATTGGGAGAAATACGCCCCGTACTTGAAGGCGGCTTTCGCGAAGCTCGACTAA
- a CDS encoding cation:proton antiporter, with translation MAVAESAGLGPVLAFALVGVCGVGAQWLAWRLRLPAIVIMLVAGLIAGPATGLLNPSRDFGDLLSPLIALAVAVILFEGGFSLDFHRLGDAKTGVRRLVFIGAPLGWFLSVLALVWGAGLSWESAAVFGGIMVVTGPTVIAPLLRTAKLARRPARLLQWEAIVNDPIGALAAVLAFEVVFTLRSNLPMGEAVGHLALGIGFAAAIGGVIGWGIARSFSRGWVPEFMKVPVLFATLLGTFAVTDHVLHESGLLAVTVMGLVIGNADLPSYEELRRFKEHATVLLVSGVFILLAANIEIDQLAALDWHALLFVILVVLVARPLTVLISLIGTALPRNERLLIAFTGPRGVVLVAVAGLFGQRLAEIGVADGLRIGPLAFVLVLVTVIVHGFTLAPLARKLGLANADKPGLLIVGGSRFTTALAETLNKAEVPVLITDPNHAHLIRPRANGLKTFYGDILGEAAEDKVELMAYSTLLAATDNDAYNTLVATDLAPELGRDKVWQVPRQKDDRERHALPTQLGGRRFGEGRTLENWEKLLSEGWRFRVTRITEEYTLTQWREKRPKAKPVMVVAKSGDLRFVIDPAEMKVEPGGRLISLLPPEAFEEETTQKAKAGEKPSGQPGPAARIP, from the coding sequence ATGGCAGTTGCGGAATCGGCGGGTCTCGGCCCGGTATTGGCCTTTGCGCTGGTGGGGGTGTGCGGTGTTGGGGCGCAATGGCTGGCCTGGCGCCTGCGCCTGCCCGCCATCGTGATCATGCTGGTCGCAGGGCTCATCGCAGGGCCCGCGACAGGGCTGTTGAACCCGAGCCGGGATTTCGGCGACTTGCTGAGCCCTCTGATCGCGCTCGCCGTGGCGGTGATCCTGTTCGAGGGGGGCTTCTCCCTCGATTTCCACCGCTTGGGCGACGCGAAAACCGGCGTACGGCGACTGGTCTTCATCGGCGCGCCTCTGGGCTGGTTCCTCTCGGTGCTCGCGCTCGTTTGGGGCGCGGGGCTCAGCTGGGAAAGCGCGGCTGTTTTCGGCGGCATCATGGTCGTTACCGGCCCCACGGTGATCGCGCCGCTTCTGCGCACGGCGAAACTTGCCCGCCGCCCTGCGCGTCTGCTGCAATGGGAAGCCATCGTGAACGATCCGATCGGCGCGTTGGCGGCGGTTCTGGCCTTCGAGGTGGTGTTCACGCTGCGCTCCAACCTGCCGATGGGCGAGGCGGTCGGGCATCTCGCGCTCGGTATCGGCTTTGCGGCCGCGATCGGCGGTGTGATCGGCTGGGGCATCGCGCGCAGCTTCTCGCGCGGGTGGGTGCCGGAATTCATGAAGGTGCCGGTGCTCTTCGCGACGCTTCTGGGTACCTTCGCGGTGACGGATCACGTGCTGCATGAAAGCGGGCTGCTGGCGGTCACCGTGATGGGGCTGGTGATCGGCAATGCCGACCTGCCGTCCTACGAGGAACTGCGCCGTTTCAAGGAGCATGCGACGGTCTTGCTGGTCTCGGGCGTGTTCATCCTGCTCGCCGCGAATATCGAGATCGACCAGCTGGCCGCCCTCGACTGGCACGCGCTCCTGTTCGTTATTCTCGTGGTGCTGGTGGCGCGGCCGCTAACAGTGCTGATCTCGCTGATCGGGACAGCACTGCCGCGCAACGAGCGGCTGCTGATCGCCTTTACCGGCCCGCGCGGTGTGGTTCTGGTCGCGGTGGCGGGCCTCTTCGGGCAGCGTCTGGCCGAGATCGGCGTCGCAGACGGGCTGCGGATCGGGCCGCTGGCCTTCGTTCTGGTGCTGGTCACGGTGATCGTGCACGGCTTCACGCTGGCGCCGCTGGCGCGGAAGCTGGGGCTCGCCAATGCCGACAAGCCGGGGCTGCTGATCGTGGGCGGCTCGCGCTTCACCACGGCGCTGGCCGAAACGCTGAACAAGGCCGAGGTGCCGGTGCTGATCACCGATCCGAACCATGCCCACCTGATCCGCCCGCGCGCCAATGGGCTCAAGACCTTCTACGGTGACATTCTGGGCGAGGCGGCGGAGGACAAGGTCGAGCTGATGGCCTATTCGACCCTGCTCGCGGCCACCGATAACGACGCCTACAACACGCTCGTCGCGACCGATCTCGCGCCCGAGCTGGGCCGCGACAAGGTCTGGCAGGTGCCGCGCCAGAAGGACGACCGCGAGCGTCACGCGCTGCCGACGCAGCTCGGTGGGCGCCGCTTTGGCGAGGGGCGGACGCTGGAGAATTGGGAGAAGCTGTTGTCCGAGGGCTGGCGTTTCCGCGTGACCCGGATCACCGAGGAATACACGCTGACCCAGTGGCGAGAAAAGCGGCCCAAGGCGAAGCCCGTGATGGTCGTTGCAAAAAGCGGCGATCTGCGCTTCGTGATCGACCCGGCCGAAATGAAGGTCGAGCCGGGCGGGCGGTTGATCTCGCTCCTGCCGCCCGAGGCCTTCGAGGAAGAGACCACGCAGAAGGCCAAGGCCGGGGAGAAACCCTCGGGTCAGCCGGGGCCTGCCGCGCGGATCCCGTGA